One window of Nostoc sp. C052 genomic DNA carries:
- a CDS encoding ATP-binding protein produces the protein MKNESTSARNADVNFLLGGGEMGARMRELDWSKTSLGPTQQWPQSLKTAVRIMLTSRQAMFVWWGEELINLYNDAYKAIIGGKHPEALGQPASYVWREIWDQVGPRAESAMLKNEGTYDEALLLIMERNGYPEETYYTFSYSPVPNDQGDTGGIICANTDDTQRIIGERQLALLRELAARTADARTFDEACTVSASCLESNPYDLPFAMIYLVDPDKQEVFLAGTCRIEQNHLAVPETVALDADGVWPFAEVIKTHRAKLISDLEVSFSSLPCGVWQRSPHQAIAVPIAPSGQTGKAGILIAGLNPFRLFDDNYQGFIDLVAAQIAASIANAQAYEEERKRAEALAEIDRAKTVFFSNVSHEFRTPLTLMLGPLEDTLTNCATLLPPKELEQLEMVQRNGLRLLKLVNSLLDFSRIEAGRVQASYEPTNLATFTTELASVFRSAVERAGMQLLVNCPSLPAQVYVDREMWEKIVLNLLSNAFKFTMAGEIAVSLQWSNDHIEFAVKDTGIGIPAAEIPHLFERFHRVKGAQGRTFEGSGIGLSLVQELVQMHGGKVDVTSVLGAGSCFTVSIPTGYAHLPLDRISTPRTLASTALGAIPYLEEALRWLPEEAGEQGSRGAREENTSFSPLPLRSSTPSARILLADDNADMRDYVKRLLSQQYEVESVPDGLAALDSARGRVPDLILTDVMMPGLDGFGLLQALRADPQTQKVPIILLSARAGEEARVEGLEAGADDYLIKPFSARELLARVEAALKMARLRQEAMEREQGLRIEAEVAKAHLETVLAGIKDQFYVLDREWRYSFVNDQVAAVVGIQKEDLLGRSIWEVFPDVVNSEFYTQIYQAMSTTGYAYAQQTVVQFEYFYPTWQRWFENRVYPFAEGVSIFTTDISDRKQAEKALRESEEKFRNMADNAPFMVWVTDTDSHCTYLSQSWYDFTGQNEEAGLGFGWLNAVHPEDGNDVRNIFLEASSSYSAFRMEYRLRRKDGEYRSCIDAANPWFGVDGEFKGYIGSVIDITERKVAEAERDRLLELEQAARTEAERANRIKDEFLAVLSHELRSPLNPILGWARLLQTREFDTAAMKKAIATIERNAKLQAQLIEDLLDVSRILQGKLNLKMFPVNLVLVIEGGLETVRLAAEAKNIQIQTMLDGSFGQVLGDSSRLQQVIWNLLSNAVKFTPEGGKIDIQLERVDTQAQITVSDTGKGISPDFLPYVFEYFRQADGTTTRKFGGLGLGLAIVRHLIELHGGTISAESLGEGQGAIFRVRLPLIKKDLPPKPDINITALNPASVTEILAGIQILVVDDDDDTRDFHTFVLEQAGARVIAVTSAKEALQVLAESEPDMLLSDIGMPETDGYMLMQQIKVLQAKQAKQMPAIALTAYAGEINQQQALASGFQKHLSKPIEPEELVKAIATLIGRIWNG, from the coding sequence ATGAAGAACGAGTCAACGTCTGCCAGAAACGCCGACGTAAATTTCCTTCTCGGCGGGGGTGAAATGGGTGCTAGGATGCGAGAACTGGATTGGTCAAAAACTTCTCTTGGCCCAACACAGCAGTGGCCACAGAGTTTGAAGACTGCTGTGCGGATCATGCTAACTTCCCGTCAAGCCATGTTTGTTTGGTGGGGCGAGGAACTGATTAACCTTTACAATGATGCTTACAAGGCTATTATTGGCGGCAAACACCCAGAAGCGCTTGGGCAGCCAGCTTCCTACGTGTGGCGGGAAATATGGGATCAGGTCGGGCCTAGAGCCGAATCAGCAATGCTGAAGAACGAGGGTACTTACGACGAAGCGCTGCTGCTAATTATGGAGCGCAACGGCTACCCAGAGGAAACCTATTATACTTTTTCATATAGCCCAGTTCCTAATGACCAGGGCGATACAGGTGGAATTATCTGCGCTAACACAGACGATACGCAACGAATTATCGGTGAGCGTCAGTTGGCACTTTTGCGCGAACTAGCGGCGAGAACAGCAGACGCGCGGACGTTTGATGAAGCCTGTACGGTGAGTGCGAGTTGTTTAGAAAGCAACCCTTACGATCTCCCTTTTGCAATGATTTATCTGGTTGATCCAGATAAGCAGGAAGTTTTTTTAGCTGGAACGTGTCGCATTGAGCAAAATCATCTAGCAGTTCCAGAAACAGTAGCTCTTGATGCTGATGGGGTTTGGCCCTTTGCAGAAGTGATCAAAACCCATCGGGCAAAACTGATTTCCGATTTGGAAGTGTCTTTTAGTAGTCTACCTTGTGGTGTTTGGCAGCGATCGCCCCATCAAGCGATCGCAGTCCCCATTGCCCCATCCGGTCAAACGGGAAAAGCTGGTATATTAATAGCTGGTTTAAACCCCTTCCGGCTATTCGACGATAATTATCAAGGATTCATCGATTTAGTTGCAGCTCAAATTGCAGCCAGCATTGCTAACGCCCAAGCTTACGAAGAAGAACGCAAACGCGCTGAAGCCTTGGCAGAAATCGATCGCGCGAAAACCGTCTTTTTTAGTAACGTCAGCCACGAATTCCGTACCCCACTTACCCTGATGCTGGGGCCATTAGAAGACACCTTAACTAATTGTGCCACTCTGCTTCCACCTAAAGAACTAGAGCAGTTAGAAATGGTGCAACGTAATGGACTCCGGTTGCTGAAACTTGTCAACAGCTTGCTAGACTTCTCGCGCATTGAAGCCGGGCGGGTTCAAGCTTCTTATGAACCCACCAACCTTGCCACCTTCACCACAGAACTAGCTAGTGTATTTCGTTCAGCAGTAGAACGTGCAGGAATGCAATTATTAGTCAATTGTCCTTCCCTGCCAGCACAAGTATATGTCGATCGGGAGATGTGGGAAAAGATTGTTCTTAACCTGCTCTCGAATGCCTTTAAGTTCACGATGGCTGGAGAAATTGCGGTCAGTTTGCAGTGGTCAAATGACCATATTGAGTTTGCAGTCAAAGACACAGGAATCGGCATCCCAGCAGCAGAAATCCCCCACCTTTTTGAACGATTCCACCGCGTCAAAGGGGCGCAAGGACGAACTTTTGAAGGATCGGGAATTGGATTATCACTAGTGCAAGAATTGGTGCAAATGCATGGTGGAAAAGTTGATGTCACCAGTGTTCTAGGCGCAGGTAGTTGCTTTACTGTGTCAATTCCCACAGGATATGCTCATTTGCCTCTAGACCGAATTAGTACCCCTAGAACTTTAGCTTCAACCGCATTAGGTGCAATCCCATATTTAGAAGAAGCCCTGCGTTGGCTACCTGAAGAAGCAGGGGAGCAGGGGAGCAGGGGAGCAAGGGAGGAAAATACTTCCTTTTCCCCTCTGCCCCTCCGCTCCTCTACTCCCTCTGCTCGGATTCTCCTGGCTGACGACAACGCAGACATGCGCGATTATGTCAAACGGCTATTAAGTCAGCAATATGAGGTGGAATCAGTGCCGGACGGTTTAGCGGCTTTGGATTCTGCTCGTGGGCGTGTTCCAGACTTGATACTGACAGATGTGATGATGCCTGGATTAGATGGCTTTGGACTGCTGCAAGCATTAAGAGCCGATCCGCAGACGCAAAAAGTTCCCATCATCCTGTTGTCGGCACGGGCAGGGGAAGAGGCACGGGTGGAAGGGTTAGAAGCGGGAGCCGATGATTATTTGATTAAACCCTTCTCTGCCCGTGAATTGTTGGCGCGGGTAGAGGCAGCCCTCAAAATGGCTCGTCTCCGCCAAGAGGCAATGGAACGCGAACAAGGATTGCGAATTGAAGCTGAGGTGGCGAAAGCACACTTAGAGACTGTCCTAGCTGGTATCAAAGACCAGTTTTATGTGTTGGATCGAGAGTGGCGTTATAGCTTTGTTAATGACCAGGTAGCAGCAGTTGTTGGTATCCAAAAGGAAGATTTGCTAGGTAGGAGCATTTGGGAAGTTTTTCCAGATGTGGTCAACAGCGAGTTTTATACTCAAATTTATCAAGCGATGTCTACGACGGGCTACGCCTACGCACAACAAACTGTTGTTCAGTTTGAATACTTTTATCCTACTTGGCAGCGCTGGTTTGAGAATCGCGTCTACCCCTTTGCAGAAGGAGTAAGCATTTTTACTACAGATATTAGCGATCGCAAACAGGCAGAAAAAGCCCTTCGGGAAAGTGAAGAAAAGTTCCGCAACATGGCGGACAATGCCCCCTTCATGGTTTGGGTGACAGACACTGATAGCCATTGCACCTATCTCAGTCAAAGTTGGTACGACTTTACAGGTCAAAACGAGGAAGCGGGTCTGGGATTTGGCTGGTTAAATGCTGTACATCCAGAGGATGGCAATGACGTTAGGAATATTTTTCTGGAAGCTAGTAGCAGTTATTCGGCTTTCCGTATGGAATATCGCTTGCGGCGCAAAGACGGCGAATATCGCTCTTGTATCGATGCTGCTAATCCGTGGTTTGGGGTAGACGGTGAGTTTAAAGGTTACATTGGCTCAGTAATTGATATTACAGAACGCAAAGTTGCAGAAGCCGAACGCGATCGCCTCCTAGAACTTGAGCAAGCTGCCAGAACTGAAGCCGAAAGAGCCAACCGGATTAAAGATGAGTTTCTAGCAGTACTTTCCCATGAATTGCGATCGCCTCTCAATCCCATTCTTGGTTGGGCGAGACTTTTGCAGACTCGTGAATTTGACACCGCAGCCATGAAGAAAGCGATCGCAACCATCGAGCGGAATGCTAAATTACAAGCTCAACTAATTGAAGATTTGCTCGATGTCTCCCGAATATTACAAGGCAAACTCAACCTCAAGATGTTTCCTGTCAATCTAGTGCTTGTGATTGAGGGGGGATTGGAAACAGTGCGTTTGGCAGCAGAAGCTAAAAACATTCAAATTCAGACAATGTTAGATGGTTCATTCGGGCAAGTTTTGGGCGATTCTAGTCGTTTACAACAAGTTATCTGGAATCTCTTATCGAATGCTGTTAAATTCACTCCTGAAGGAGGGAAAATTGATATTCAACTAGAGCGCGTTGACACTCAAGCTCAGATTACCGTCAGTGACACAGGTAAGGGAATTAGCCCTGACTTTCTCCCTTATGTGTTTGAATATTTTCGTCAGGCTGATGGCACAACAACCCGAAAATTTGGTGGCTTGGGGTTAGGATTAGCAATTGTTCGTCATTTAATAGAATTACATGGTGGCACGATTTCGGCCGAAAGTTTAGGTGAAGGGCAAGGAGCGATTTTCCGAGTCAGGCTACCATTAATTAAGAAAGATTTACCCCCAAAACCAGACATAAATATTACTGCATTAAATCCTGCTTCTGTGACTGAAATTCTTGCAGGCATCCAAATCTTAGTTGTGGATGATGACGATGATACTCGTGACTTCCACACATTTGTGCTAGAGCAGGCTGGAGCAAGGGTAATTGCTGTGACATCAGCAAAAGAAGCGTTGCAAGTATTGGCAGAATCAGAACCAGATATGCTGCTCAGTGATATTGGGATGCCAGAGACAGATGGCTATATGCTGATGCAGCAAATTAAAGTATTGCAGGCAAAACAAGCCAAACAGATGCCAGCGATCGCTTTAACTGCTTATGCAGGAGAAATCAACCAGCAACAAGCACTCGCATCAGGCTTTCAAAAGCATCTATCCAAACCCATCGAACCAGAGGAATTAGTCAAGGCAATTGCAACTCTAATTGGCAGAATTTGGAATGGCTGA
- a CDS encoding transcriptional regulator — protein MLQSINLLAAKQPNIDQLVRALRQEVNLSKESFATEFGIIFPTINRCKNGYVTPSLLATLRIRSLLNESGEHSQII, from the coding sequence ATGCTTCAGAGTATAAATTTACTTGCGGCGAAGCAACCTAATATTGACCAACTAGTTCGTGCCTTGCGGCAAGAGGTAAATCTGTCTAAAGAAAGTTTTGCTACTGAGTTTGGTATCATCTTTCCAACAATTAATCGTTGTAAAAATGGATATGTAACACCTTCTCTTTTAGCAACACTGCGAATTAGGAGCCTACTCAATGAGTCAGGTGAACATAGTCAAATTATTTAG
- a CDS encoding phosphodiester glycosidase family protein: MSTKKLFLLFILIIGASLLSGCQEIEANSVSKASKTCPGKDAKFSINFFKTNNQGKKNPRGINNVIIFNPKSAELDFKVNLGLSHKLYAKDAKGKLRKEYVAKQFHELIADENAKLNGQLPIAAINADYIGTDDKPQGLNVSRGVEYSGVFKNKRSSFGVSGGIPNQRQATIQTGRRKNDILNYNLVGGNGRFYRQGKFKDICQDLGEFACKNAKNRSLAAITNQGYVILLVNDLKANSDIELSQVNQELLPDMFDNVLEGIASNNCLGQIQEGILFDGGMSPGLYYNQKTYVENLGPIGSVFLIYKK, encoded by the coding sequence ATGTCTACAAAAAAATTATTTTTGTTATTTATCTTGATAATCGGTGCAAGCTTATTATCAGGTTGTCAAGAAATTGAAGCAAATTCAGTCTCAAAAGCATCTAAAACTTGTCCTGGCAAAGATGCCAAGTTCAGTATTAATTTTTTTAAAACCAATAATCAAGGTAAAAAAAATCCCAGAGGGATTAACAATGTGATTATTTTTAATCCCAAATCAGCAGAATTAGATTTCAAAGTTAACCTTGGTCTATCTCATAAACTCTACGCCAAAGATGCTAAGGGTAAATTGCGTAAAGAATATGTAGCAAAGCAGTTTCATGAACTCATCGCTGATGAAAATGCCAAATTAAACGGACAGCTACCCATTGCCGCAATTAATGCTGACTATATAGGTACTGATGATAAACCACAGGGCTTAAATGTTTCTCGTGGCGTAGAGTATTCAGGAGTATTTAAAAATAAACGTTCTTCCTTTGGGGTATCAGGAGGTATACCCAACCAGCGACAGGCTACTATCCAAACAGGTAGAAGAAAAAACGATATTCTCAATTACAATTTAGTGGGTGGTAATGGCAGATTTTATCGTCAGGGTAAATTTAAAGATATTTGTCAAGACTTGGGAGAATTTGCTTGTAAAAATGCTAAAAACCGCTCTCTAGCAGCGATTACTAATCAAGGCTATGTCATTCTATTAGTTAATGACTTGAAAGCTAATTCAGATATTGAGTTATCTCAAGTTAATCAAGAATTACTACCAGATATGTTTGATAATGTCTTAGAAGGTATAGCTAGCAATAACTGTTTAGGTCAGATTCAAGAAGGGATTTTATTTGATGGCGGTATGTCTCCAGGATTGTATTACAACCAGAAAACTTATGTAGAAAACCTTGGCCCGATTGGTTCAGTTTTTTTGATTTACAAAAAATAA
- a CDS encoding DUF4912 domain-containing protein has translation MAKERPPLEEMTLRQLRKVASEYSISRYSRMRKSQLLASIQEVQRSKNLLSPSRSLEAQETVEAAKFELGQEDRTGGSLADVDEGLADLPSGYGDSRIVLLPRDPQWAYTYWDVPNEHKEELRRQGGQQLALRIYDVTDVDLEYQSPHSIQEYPADELAREWYLPVPVSDRDYVIDIGYRTADGRWLVLARSSRVHIPPVYPSDWIEDVFITVNFEEDLRGKTQYELVPPAKKVAATANGNTVVNNGNPIYDQIFGLAESAEALRVAGSIFGSQHQVPGSARPEQALSSYIFPSGVGLWASGLTASGAGMSGVGFSASAVPVRPRKFWLIADAELIVYGATEPDATVTIGGRPIKLNPDGTFRFQMSFQDGLIDYPILAVAADGEQTRSIQMKFNRETPSRNTNTKEEAVLEWFP, from the coding sequence ATGGCAAAAGAACGCCCACCACTAGAGGAGATGACCTTACGCCAACTACGCAAAGTTGCTAGCGAATATAGCATCTCTCGCTATAGCCGAATGCGTAAATCACAACTGCTGGCATCAATACAAGAAGTCCAGCGCAGCAAAAATTTACTCAGTCCATCTCGTTCATTGGAGGCACAAGAAACCGTGGAAGCTGCAAAGTTTGAATTAGGTCAGGAAGATCGTACTGGTGGATCTTTGGCTGATGTTGATGAAGGACTGGCAGATTTGCCATCTGGCTATGGTGACAGCCGGATTGTACTCTTACCGCGCGATCCTCAGTGGGCTTACACTTACTGGGATGTTCCCAATGAACACAAAGAGGAACTGCGCCGCCAAGGGGGACAACAACTGGCACTGCGGATTTATGATGTCACCGACGTTGATCTCGAATACCAAAGTCCCCACAGTATTCAAGAATATCCGGCTGATGAACTAGCTAGAGAATGGTATTTACCAGTTCCAGTTAGCGATCGCGATTATGTGATCGATATCGGCTATCGTACTGCTGATGGTCGCTGGTTAGTACTAGCTCGTTCATCGAGAGTACACATTCCTCCCGTCTATCCTTCTGACTGGATAGAGGATGTCTTCATCACTGTCAACTTTGAAGAAGATTTGCGTGGTAAGACTCAATACGAACTAGTTCCCCCTGCCAAGAAGGTTGCAGCTACCGCCAATGGTAATACTGTTGTGAATAACGGCAACCCCATCTACGACCAAATCTTTGGTTTAGCCGAATCTGCCGAAGCGCTACGGGTTGCTGGTTCTATCTTTGGTTCTCAGCATCAAGTACCAGGTTCAGCGCGCCCCGAACAAGCTCTCAGCTCCTACATTTTCCCCTCTGGTGTTGGTCTGTGGGCGTCTGGCTTAACCGCTTCCGGTGCAGGAATGTCAGGTGTTGGCTTCTCGGCTTCTGCTGTACCAGTGCGTCCACGCAAGTTCTGGTTAATTGCCGATGCTGAATTGATCGTCTACGGTGCAACCGAACCTGATGCTACCGTAACCATTGGTGGCCGTCCAATTAAGCTAAACCCAGATGGAACATTCCGTTTCCAGATGTCCTTCCAAGATGGTTTAATTGACTATCCGATTTTGGCTGTAGCTGCTGATGGTGAACAAACCCGATCAATTCAAATGAAATTTAATCGTGAAACACCATCTCGGAATACTAACACCAAAGAAGAAGCTGTTTTAGAATGGTTTCCTTAA
- a CDS encoding VWA domain-containing protein, protein MSYPILSKMWQRVSIIALLLLIPSIGIAILRQSATVAIPANQTPPSSSVLPNHPDYQALQGLVKQYSCVVSIQNFGTLPITRTEFATVLNDCLNRINELVATDPKIVTQADIKTLQRLQSEFAPELAILRSSINELDARNLTTPTQTTRERTLDESTRKTQPLPTVLPASIPSRASVQDQLVNRPASPKLQAGSSIGRVAPQAETDSKFNTENYNRIEDNPFHRVGNDPLSTFSIDVDTASYSNVRRFITQGELPPKDAVRIEELINYFTYNYPQPKAERPFSVTTEIAAAPWNSQHKMVLVGLQGKRLESETLPPSNLVFLIDVSGSMDDPNKLPLVQQSLKLLVNKLRPEDRVSLVVYAGNAGLVLPATPGSQKSKILAAIDRLEAGGSTAGGQGIELAYKIAKQNFLKSGNNRVILATDGDFNVGVSSDADLTRLIEQKRDQGIFLTVLGFGTGNYKDGKMEQLADKGNGNYAYIDTLLEAKKVLVNDLRGTLFTIAKDVKIQVEFNPAKVQAYRLIGYENRLLQNQDFNDDKKDAGDIGAGHSVTALYEIIPTGTKSDVKLPEVDPLRYQRSGETASDTLGNELMQVKLRYKLPQDSTSQLITQTIQDDDVRADQIPSTNLRFAAAVATFGMVLRDSEYKGNANYDLVMKLATQGKGEDQEGYRDEFIRLVEQSRALIARTGSRE, encoded by the coding sequence GTGTCTTACCCGATTCTGTCCAAAATGTGGCAACGAGTCAGTATTATTGCACTGTTATTATTAATACCATCAATAGGAATTGCGATTTTACGTCAGTCTGCTACAGTTGCGATTCCAGCTAATCAGACTCCTCCCAGTTCTAGCGTTCTACCCAATCACCCTGACTACCAAGCACTCCAGGGATTGGTAAAACAGTATAGTTGCGTTGTCTCCATCCAAAACTTTGGCACTCTTCCCATAACTCGAACTGAATTTGCCACAGTCTTGAATGACTGTCTAAATCGCATCAATGAGCTAGTAGCGACTGATCCCAAGATAGTTACCCAAGCAGATATAAAAACTCTACAACGCTTGCAGTCCGAATTCGCGCCGGAGTTAGCAATCCTCAGAAGTTCGATAAATGAATTAGATGCTCGTAATCTTACCACTCCAACTCAGACTACCAGAGAACGTACTCTAGATGAGTCTACTCGAAAGACTCAACCCTTACCCACAGTTCTACCTGCTAGTATTCCGTCTAGGGCATCTGTGCAGGATCAACTTGTTAACCGCCCCGCAAGCCCTAAACTCCAAGCTGGTAGCAGTATTGGAAGAGTTGCACCCCAAGCTGAAACAGATAGCAAATTCAATACAGAAAACTACAACAGAATTGAGGATAATCCCTTTCATCGCGTCGGGAATGACCCTCTTTCAACCTTTTCTATTGATGTCGATACAGCATCTTACAGCAACGTGCGACGGTTTATTACTCAAGGGGAATTACCACCCAAAGATGCAGTGCGAATTGAGGAATTGATCAATTATTTTACCTACAATTATCCTCAACCAAAAGCCGAACGCCCTTTTTCTGTAACCACTGAAATTGCTGCTGCTCCCTGGAATTCTCAACATAAGATGGTACTGGTCGGTTTGCAAGGTAAACGTTTAGAGAGCGAAACCTTACCACCCAGCAACCTAGTATTTTTGATTGATGTCTCCGGTTCTATGGATGACCCTAACAAATTGCCCTTGGTGCAACAATCCTTGAAATTGCTAGTGAATAAACTGCGCCCTGAAGATCGGGTAAGTTTGGTAGTTTATGCTGGGAATGCTGGATTAGTATTACCTGCGACTCCAGGTAGTCAGAAATCAAAAATTCTGGCGGCTATTGACCGCTTGGAGGCTGGAGGTTCCACTGCTGGCGGCCAGGGTATTGAACTAGCTTACAAGATAGCCAAACAAAACTTCCTCAAATCTGGCAATAACAGAGTAATTTTAGCCACCGATGGAGATTTTAACGTCGGGGTTTCCAGTGATGCCGACCTGACGCGATTAATTGAACAGAAGCGAGACCAGGGAATTTTCCTGACAGTGTTGGGATTTGGCACTGGCAACTATAAGGACGGAAAAATGGAGCAATTGGCTGATAAGGGTAACGGCAACTACGCTTACATCGATACCCTATTGGAAGCCAAAAAGGTTTTAGTTAACGATTTGAGGGGAACTCTGTTTACCATTGCCAAGGATGTGAAAATTCAGGTGGAATTTAATCCGGCGAAAGTTCAGGCATATCGGTTGATTGGCTACGAAAACCGCTTACTGCAAAACCAAGATTTCAATGACGATAAGAAAGATGCAGGGGATATTGGGGCTGGTCATTCTGTGACAGCACTTTATGAAATCATTCCTACTGGTACAAAGAGTGATGTGAAGCTGCCAGAGGTAGACCCCTTGCGATATCAGCGTTCTGGTGAAACTGCCTCGGATACTCTCGGCAATGAGTTGATGCAAGTAAAACTACGCTATAAGTTGCCCCAGGATAGCACCAGTCAATTAATTACCCAAACCATCCAAGATGATGATGTAAGAGCCGACCAGATACCCTCTACAAACCTGAGATTTGCTGCTGCGGTTGCTACCTTTGGGATGGTTTTACGTGACTCTGAGTATAAGGGGAATGCTAATTATGATTTGGTGATGAAATTGGCAACCCAAGGAAAGGGGGAAGACCAAGAAGGTTATCGAGATGAGTTTATTCGTCTGGTGGAGCAATCTAGGGCGTTGATTGCCAGGACGGGGAGTAGGGAGTAG